In Scophthalmus maximus strain ysfricsl-2021 chromosome 16, ASM2237912v1, whole genome shotgun sequence, the following proteins share a genomic window:
- the gli3 gene encoding transcriptional activator GLI3, whose translation MENQSQASSAAEKKKRVETIVATKGSSVRNDISEKAVASSTTSNEEESSGTPYHRERRNAISSQAPTNEEPSTSTEERPSLLKKELHGSLPHLADHALPYRGTLFAMDPRNGYLDSHYPAPQFFPTFHPPVPIDDRHAQGRYIYEPSPMPPLHMPPVLAGSPAFSDISLIRISPQRNPSVGAESPFHPPHPYINPYMDYIRSLHSSPSISVLSATRGLTPADVPHTGLTTAEYYHQMALLAGPRSPYATDLLPSVASMAGTSSASALQMEYLQAIDSSRFPSPRLPSRPSRKRPLPISPLSEHSFDLQTMIRNSPNSLVTMLNNSRSSSSTSGSYGHLSAGTLSPALSFAYPPTPVALHVHQQLIGRQPGIVGSAFGHSPPLIHPTPAFATQRPIPGIPPSGLSASERSAVSSDSSQTKPTSESAVSSTGDPMHHKRSKMKPEEELPSPGAVSLQDHPDGMTMVKEEVDKDESKQEPEVVYETNCHWENCCREFDTQEQLVQHINNDHIHGEKKEFVCRWEECSREQKPFKAQYMLVVHMRRHTGEKPHKCTFEGCAKAYSRLENLKTHLRSHTGEKPYVCEHEGCNKAFSNASDRAKHQNRTHSNEKPYVCKIPGCTKRYTDPSSLRKHVKTVHGPEAHVTKKQRGDYPRPPPQSREPGGNSQGRSPGQLPLGGYTDQREYNHATSKQDDCLQVKSIKTEKPMTSQPSPGSQSTCSSDQSPFSTYPSSGVQLAVSAGHSPGEGLEEDEEKEDNEEEAEEECEGESAPIMDSTVSTATAAMLTLQARRSVGRPLRWMEHIKMERLKQVNGVLPRLGPLSPTPPPKGSTLPFILGKGSCLGRQSGVSAPQPPVHAELGSTELTVLTLLRDRRDSSGSATSSAYLSSSRRSSGISPCFSSRRSSQASQSEGTMAVTHHRRLHNLSSTDSYDPISTDASRRSSEASQYGGGLGGGGGGIFSGGGCGGVGGVGIGGGAGSRGMLNLTPAQHYHLKAKYAAATGGPPPTPLPNMERMSLKTRMAMMDVGGSNHCLPPVVRPHYCSDSTNGYTNGYMGHAGYRRRVLYPGEGPLNGNRRASDPVRTQAPDTCNFPPVQRFNSLNNLHPLPPLSHHSTPETRNFSLQNYTRSEGNLQRGLQHSPHTPSIAEHAALEALAMEDDGEPGLLLEDEDMLPDDLVQYLHSQVQLDAGSYMNIEDQLASGQRDRGEMEPTSELNIAFPGCHSFQQQQIAERKSPNKLPIQWNEVSSGSADRSPQREQNYHTQCARCSGTEHGTLSAPFCRFENMVVQHQVSLDFQNSCSQANQPQSACCVNTGVKLETPPNSCMDMRGHNSTNTFGRPNFSQNIDEPLPEGFKQQASSGPQKLSHFHQNHKRSTTCQVGNNLNLTRGFMDYLPSLSQGTPLHHNRQIHAPHPPINGNRNLVRTQQYLNTESANEIQAPPNQQQQQLQRSGDHCSLAHQVSGMKLEHGYLEQVAADCLSCEPANRKASSFPVLEDQCLLDSMAESVGHGGGSGNGNSVAILSPGVDQVTSTVNGNVPGVLDEGVSLDFSTMLEDGYDQGSLASGVLSPSIFQGLSRTSSRLTTPRTSTIFHGVAPGLNNMAIGDMSSLLTTLAEESKFLAIMQ comes from the exons GCCTCCTGTGCTGGCTGGCAGTCCAGCTTTCTCCGACATCTCCCTCATCCGGATCTCGCCCCAGCGGAACCCCTCCGTGGGGGCGGAGTCGCCCTTTCACCCTCCGCACCCCTACATTAACCCATACATGGACTACATCCGCTCGCTTCACAGCAGCCCCTCCATCTCCGTTCTGTCTGCTACCCGAGGCCTCACCCCTGCAGATG TCCCTCACACGGGTCTGACCACAGCTGAGTACTACCACCAGATGGCCCTGCTGGCAGGCCCCCGCAGCCCGTACGCGACCGACCTGCTGCCTTCGGTGGCATCCATGGCCGGCACCAGCAGCGCCAGTGCTCTGCAAATGGAATACCTGCAGGCGATAGACA GCTCTCGCTTCCCGAGCCCGAGGCTGCCATCGCGGCCCAGCAGGAAACGCCCGCTGCCAATCTCGCCCCTCTCTGAGCACAGCTTCGACCTGCAGACCATGATCCGCAACTCACCCAACTCTCTGGTCACCATGCTCAACAACTCgcgctccagctcctccaccagcgGCTCCTACGGGCACCTCTCTGCCGGGACCCTCAG cccAGCGTTGAGCTTCGCCTACCCTCCAACCCCAGTGGCTTTGCACGTGCACCAGCAGCTGATTGGCCGTCAACCGGGCATTGTGGGCTCTGCCTTCGGCCACAGCCCGCCCCTCATCCACCCGACGCCGGCCTTTGCTACCCAGAGGCCCATACCTGGCATCCCCCCCTCTGGGCTGAGTGCCAGTGAGCGCTCAGCCGTCTCCAGCGACTCCTCACAG ACCAAACCTACGAGTGAATCTGCTGTGAGCAGCACCGGAGACCCAATGCACCACAAACGCTCCAAAATGAAACCAGAAGAAGAGCTGCCAAGTCCCGGTGCAGTGAGCCTACAG gACCATCCCGATGGCATGACCATGGTGAAGGAAGAAGTAGACAAGGACGAGAGCAAACAGGAGCCCGAGGTGGTTTACGAGACAAACTGCCATTGGGAGAACTGTTGCCGCGAGTTTGATACGCAGGAGCAGCTTGTACAA CACATCAACAATGACCACATTcatggggaaaagaaagagtttGTGTGCCGGTGGGAGGAATGCTCCAGAGAGCAGAAGCCCTTCAAGGCCCAGTACATGCTGGTGGTCCACATGCGCAGGCATACTGGAGAAAAACCGCACAAGTGCACA tttgaGGGCTGCGCCAAGGCCTACTCCCGTCTGGAGAACCTTAAGACTCACTTACGTTCCCACACAGGAGAAAAACCAtatgtgtgtgagcatgaaGGCTGCAACAAGGCCTTCTCCAACGCGTCAGATCGGGCGAAACATCAGAATCGCACACACTCAAATGAG AAACCGTATGTGTGTAAAATCCCAGGCTGCACCAAACGCTATACGGACCCCAGCTCCTTGCGCAAGCACGTGAAGACGGTGCACGGCCCCGAGGCGCACGTCACGAAGAAACAGCGTGGCGATTACCCACGCCCTCCGCCCCAGTCCAGGGAGCCAGGGGGCAACAGCCAGGGCCGGTCGCCAGGGCAACTGCCCCTGGGTGGTTATACAGACCAAAGGGAGTACAACCATGCTACCTCAAAACAAGACGATTGTCTGCAGGTCAAGTCCATCAAGACAGAGAAGCCCATG ACGTCTCAGCCAAGCCCTGGCAGTCAGTCTACATGCAGCAGTGACCAGTCCCCCTTCAGCACCTATCCCAGCAGTGGAGTCCAGCTTGCTGTGAGCGCCGGACACTCGCCAGgggaggggctggaggaggacgaggagaaagaggacaacgaagaggaggcagaggaggagtgTGAGGGTGAGTCAGCCCCCATTATGGACTCCACAGTCTCCACGGCAACCGCAGCCATGCTGACCCTGCAGGCGAGGAGAAGTGTTGGCCGCCCCCTGCGCTGGATGGAGCACATCAAGATGGAGCGGCTGAAGCAAGTGAATGGAGTGCTGCCCAGGCTGGGGCCCCTGTCCCCTACACCGCCCCCCAAGGGCTCTACATTGCCCTTCATCCTGGGGAAGG GATCCTGTCTGGGCAGGCAGTCGGGGGTGTCTGCACCTCAGCCACCTGTTCATGCTGAGTTGGGAAGCACAGAGCTAACAGTGCTCACTTTGCTCCGAGACCGGCGTGACAGTAGCGGTAGTGCTACCAGTTCCGCCTATCTGAGTAGCAGCCGACGCTCCTCAGGCATCTCCCCCTGCTTCTCCAGCCGACGCTCTAGCCAGGCTTCCCAAAGTGAGGGTACAATGGCAGTCACCCACCACCGTCGCCTCCACAATCTTAGCTCCACCGACTCTTACGACCCCATCTCTACTGATGCCTCCCGTCGGTCCAGCGAGGCTAGTCAGTATGGAGGTGGGCTAGGGGGCGGGGGTGGAGGGATATTCTCAGGTGGGGGCTGTGGAGGTGTAGGAGGAGTAGGCataggaggaggagcaggctcACGAGGAATGCTCAATTTAACCCCAGCACAGCACTACCACCTTAAAGCCAAGTACGCAGCAGCAACTGGCGGCCCCCCTCCAACGCCTCTACCCAACATGGAGCGCATGAGCTTGAAGACTCGCATGGCCATGATGGATGTTGGTGGTAGCAACCACTGTTTGCCACCTGTAGTCAGGCCACATTATTGCAGTGATAGCACGAACGGGTACACCAATGGGTACATGGGACATGCAGGTTACAGGAGGAGGGTCCTCTATCCTGGTGAAGGACCACTGAATGGCAACCGCAGGGCCAGTGATCCAGTCCGGACACAGGCTCCTGATACTTGTAATTTCCCCCCGGTGCAACGTTTCAACAGCCTTAACAACCTCCACCCTCTTCCACCTCTGTCTCATCATTCTACGCCTGAAACTCGTAACTTTAGCCTCCAGAATTACACACGCTCAGAGGGCAACCTGCAGAGAGGTCTGCAGCACTCACCGCACACTCCTAGCATTGCAGAACATGCAGCCTTAGAAGCCCTGGCCATGGAGGATGACGGGGAGCCTGGCCTGTTGCTTGAGGATGAGGATATGCTACCAGATGACCTTGTGCAGTATCTCCACTCCCAGGTCCAATTGGATGCTGGCTCCTACATGAACATTGAGGACCAATTAGCTTCTGGCCAAAGGGACAGGGGGGAGATGGAACCTACGTCAGAGTTGAATATAGCCTTCCCTGGGTGCCAtagtttccagcagcagcagatagcagagagaaagagcccCAACAAGCTTCCCATCCAGTGGAATGAAGTGAGCTCTGGGAGTGCTGACAGGTCTCCTCAGAGGGAACAAAACTACCACACACAGTGTGCAAGGTGTTCAGGCACAGAACATGGAACCTTATCTGCACCTTTTTGTAGGTTTGAAAACATGGTAGTGCAGCACCAAGTGTCCCTTGATTTCCAGAACAGTTGTTCTCAGGCTAATCAGCCTCAAAGTGCTTGCTGTGTCAACACTGGGGTGAAGCTAGAGACGCCGCCTAACTCCTGCATGGATATGAGAGGTCACAACTCTACAAACACCTTTGGCAGGCCTAACTTCTCACAGAACATCGATGAGCCTCTTCCCGAGGGCTTCAAACAGCAGGCCTCCAGCGGACCTCAGAAACTGAGCCACTTCCACCAGAACCACAAGCGTAGCACCACATGTCAAGTTGGGAACAACCTGAACCTTACTAGGGGCTTCATGGACTATCTCCCCAGCCTCTCCCAGGGAACTCCTCTCCATCACAATCGGCAGATTCATGCTCCTCACCCTCCTATAAATGGTAACAGGAACTTGGTCAGGACCCAGCAGTACCTCAATACTGAGAGTGCAAATGAAATCCAGGCTCCCCctaaccagcagcagcaacaactgcaGAGGAGTGGGGACCATTGTTCCCTGGCACATCAGGTATCTGGGATGAAACTAGAGCATGGATACTTAGAGCAGGTGGCTGCTGACTGCCTCTCTTGTGAGCCAGCAAATCGCAAGGCCTCCTCATTCCCTGTCCTGGAGGACCAGTGCTTGCTTGACTCCATGGCTGAGTCAGTGGGACATGGTGGTGGCAGTGGCAATGGGAACTCGGTTGCTATTCTCTCCCCCGGTGTAGACCAGGTGACCAGCACAGTGAATGGAAATGTGCCTGGTGTATTAGATGAGGGGGTAAGTCTGGACTTTAGCACCATGCTGGAGGATGGCTATGATCAGGGTAGCTTGGCATCAGGGGTGTTGAGTCCCTCCATCTTTCAGGGACTGTCCAGGACCTCATCACGCCTGACCACCCCCCGaacatccacaatctttcacGGTGTGGCCCCTGGCCTAAACAACATGGCCATTGGAGATATGAGCTCTCTCCTCACCACCCTTGCTGAGGAGAGCAAGTTCCTAGCTATCATGCAATAG
- the prpf4bb gene encoding pre-mRNA processing factor 4Bb isoform X1, producing MADVEMDITSRRMNYANEHVKQDLESQERSGNEDSGDMSEEEEEEEVGLDNSRPVEEAETNGEKTEEGSKQQSSSGKHKRKKHKHRSKHKKHKHALDEDKDRKRRHRHKHRKHKRKEGTSPSGAGLLGASGHKKVESSPSSGNPSLDDRALLEDLEKQRAMIKAELDSQLMEGKVQSGMGLILQGYNSGSEEDGEAKVRNGEQRQRGSSSKHLSPRGGKSGKSRRDSTEGSKSSSKRRSRSKSADRPAKESKQDKVTKSTKDTGVKGRVRGRSRSKDRKCSDSTERSKERRKSNSPSTWRGEQKGSRADKRASPQRDDRPNQERATRRSRSPGRERPSRSDADRDKRPAKSPSKDASSGKENRSPHRRGPHSPVRKRSASPRLRETRLPSASATERTSKQSHSPPRIRSPPRRGRSRSPDARKREVDRQDSPLRKRPWADAGPGRERSRENSPRAPARRRMSRSPLRRRSPSPPRRSRSSPRRRSRSPLRHRSGERDRYGRLRQYRRSMSRDRGRRRRRSRDEDKFKGSLSEGMKVDQESSGEEVLEDFDGEEVDEEALIEQRRQQRMAIVQKYKVGNEDSNMVSEPSSPQSSTRSRSPSPDDILERVAADVKEYERENLNTFEANIKAKHNLIAQEKDGANPKKPSAPDMFTESDDMFAADFDSARMRAAGVGKDFKENPNLRDNWTDAEGYYRVNIGETLDKRYDVYGYTGQGVFSNVIRARDTARGGQEVAVKIIRNNELMQKTGLKELEFLKKLNDADPDDKFHCLRLFRHFYHKQHLCLVFEPLSMNLREVLKKYGKDVGLHIKAVRSYSQQLFLALKLLKRCNILHADIKPDNILVNESKTILKLCDFGSASHVADNDITPYLVSRFYRAPEIIIGKPYDYGIDMWSVGCTLYELYTGKILFPGSSNNHMIKLAMDLKGKMPNKMIRKGLFKDQHFDQNLNFLYIEVDKVTEREKVTVMSTINPTKDLLADMIGGQRLPEDQRKKVLLLKDMLDGTLMLDPAKRISINQALQHPFIQEKI from the exons ATGGCCGACGTTGAAATGGACATCACGTCCAGAAGAATGAATTATGCCAACGAACACGT GAAGCAGGATCTGGAGAGCCAGGAACGAAGTGGAAATGAGGATAGCGGAGACATgtctgaggaagaagaggaggaagaggtaggGCTGGACAACAGCAGACCAGTG GAGGAGGCCGAAACTAACGgcgagaagacagaggaggggtCCAAGCAACAAAGCAGCAGTGGtaaacacaagaggaaaaaacacaagcaccGGAGtaagcacaaaaaacacaaacatgccttGGACGAGGACAAGGACCGCAAACGCAGACACCGTCATAAACATAGGAAACACAAACGCAAAGAGGGCACCTCTCCCTCTGGTGCTGGCCTCTTGGGTGCCTCCGGCCATAAAAAAGTTgagtcctctccctcctctggaAATCCAAGTCTGGACGACAGGGCCTTGCTGGAGGACTTGGAGAAGCAGAGGGCCATGATCAAAGCTGAGCTGGATAGCCAGTTAATGGAGGGCAAGGTTCAGTCTGGCATGGGCTTGATCCTTCAGGGTTATAACTCTGGATcagaagaggatggagaggccaAGGTAAGAAATGGAGAACAGCGTCAAAGGGGCAGTTCAAGTAAACATCTATCtccaagaggaggaaaaagtggAAAATCGAGACGGGACTCAACCGAGGGCAGTAAGTCCAGCTCCAAGCGTCGTAGTCGGAGTAAGTCTGCAGACAGGCCTGCTAAGGAGTCTAAGCAGGACAAGGTGACCAAAAGCACCAAGGACACAGGTGTTAAAGGCAGAGTCCGTGGCAGGAGCAGGTCGAAAGACAGAAAGTGTTCAGACAGCACTGAAAGGTCCAAGGAAAGGAGGAAGTCCAACTCTCCCTCTAcctggagaggagagcagaaagGCAGTCGCGCTGATAAACGTGCTTCTCCACAGCGGGACGACCGACCAAACCAGGAAAGGGCAACCAGACGGTCCAGATCACCTGGACGGGAGCGGCCGAGTCGCTCTGACGCCGACCGGGACAAGCGGCCAGCAAAGTCTCCATCCAAGGACGCGTCATCTGGGAAAGAGAACCGCTCCCCTCACAGACGAGGGCCGCACAGCCCTGTGAGGAAACGCAGTGCTTCCCCTCGTCTCCGAGAGACCCGCCTCCCCTCTGCGAGTGCCACAGAAAGGACATCCAAACAGAGCCACTCCCCACCCAGAATAAGGTCCCCCCCCAGGAGAGGCCGAAGTCGCTCACCTGATGCCAGGAAGAGGGAAGTTGACAGGCAGGACTCGCCGTTACG GAAACGCCCGTGGGCTGATGCAGGGCCCGGTAGAGAGAGGTCACGAGAGAACAGTCCCAGAGCACCCGCCCGCCGCAGAATGAGTCGCTCGCCCCTGAGACGGAGGTCCCCATCCCCACCACGACGCTCCCGCTCCTCCCCTCGCAGACGGAGCAGGTCTCCACTGAGACACAG gtctggagagagagacaggtacgGCAGGCTCAGACAATACCGCCGCTCAATGTCCCGCGatcgggggaggaggagaaggcgcAGCAGAGATGAAGACAAATTCAAGGGTAGCCTTTCAGAGGGCATGAAGGTTGACCAGGAATCCTCAGGGGAAGAAGT GCTGGAAGACTTTGATGGTGAGGAGGTAGATGAAGAAGCTCTCATTGAACAGCGTCGCCAGCAGCGCATGGCCATTGTCCAG AAATACAAAGTGGGGAATGAAGACTCTAACATGGTGTCAGAGCCAAGCAGCCCCCAGAGCAGCACACGTAGCCGCTCGCCCTCACCAGATGACATCCTCGAGCGAGTAGCTGCCGATGTCAAAGAGTATGAACGCGAGAACCTCAACACCTTTGAGGCCAACATCAAAGCCAAGCACAACCTCATCGCCCAGGAGAAAGACG GAGCAAATCCTAAGAAGCCCTCGGCCCCTGACATGTTCACAGAGTCCGATGACATGTTTGCTGCTGACTTTGAT AGTGCCAGGATGAGAGCAGCAGGTGTAGGAAAGGACTTCAAGGAGAACCCCAACCTCAGGGACAACTGGACTGATGCTGAGGGTTACTACC GGGTGAACATCGGGGAGACATTGGACAAGCGCTATGACGTGTACGGCTACACTGGCCAGGGCGTGTTCAGCAATGTGATCAGGGCCAGGGACACTGCAAGAGGCGGCCAGGAGGTGGCAGTCAAGATCATCCGAAACAACGAGCTCAT GCAGAAGACAGGTTTGAAAGAGCTAGAATTCCTAAAGAAGCTGAATGACGCAGATCCTGATGACAAGTTTCACTGCCTTCGCCTTTTCAGGCACTTCTACCACAAGCAGCATCTTTGTCTGGTATTTGAGCCGCTCAG TATGAACTTACGAGAGGTTCTGAAGAAATATGGTAAAGACGTTGGACTCCATATCAAGGCTGTGCGCTCCTACAGCCAACAACTCTTCTTGGCCCTCAAGCTGCTCAAACGATGCAACATCCTCCATGCTGACATCAAGCCAGACAATATCCTG GTGAACGAGTCGAAGACCATTTTGAAGCTGTGTGACTTTGGTTCTGCGTCCCACGTTGCTGACAACGACATCACACCATACCTGGTCAGCAGGTTTTACAGAGCTCCAGAAATCA TCATAGGAAAGCCGTATGACTATGGGATTGACATGTGGTCGGTTGGCTGCACTTTGTATGAGCTTTACACTGGCAAAATCCTGTTTCCTGGATCTTCCAACAACCACATGATCAAACTAGCTATGGATCTGAAGGGCAAGATGCCCAACAAG ATGATCCGTAAAGGTTTGTTCAAAGACCAGCACTTCGATCAGAATCTGAACTTCCTGTACATTGAAGTAGACAAAGTAACAGAACGG GAGAAGGTGACGGTTATGAGCACTATCAACCCCACCAAAGACCTACTGGCAGATATGATCGGAGGCCAGCGGCTGCCGGAGGATCAGAGGAAGAAGGTCCTGCTGCTGAAGGACATGCTGGATGGAACCCTGATGCTGGACCCAGCCAAGCGCATCAGCATCAACCAGGCTCTGCAGCACCCCTTCATCCAGGAGAAGATCTGA
- the prpf4bb gene encoding pre-mRNA processing factor 4Bb isoform X2, producing MADVEMDITSRRMNYANEHVKQDLESQERSGNEDSGDMSEEEEEEEEEAETNGEKTEEGSKQQSSSGKHKRKKHKHRSKHKKHKHALDEDKDRKRRHRHKHRKHKRKEGTSPSGAGLLGASGHKKVESSPSSGNPSLDDRALLEDLEKQRAMIKAELDSQLMEGKVQSGMGLILQGYNSGSEEDGEAKVRNGEQRQRGSSSKHLSPRGGKSGKSRRDSTEGSKSSSKRRSRSKSADRPAKESKQDKVTKSTKDTGVKGRVRGRSRSKDRKCSDSTERSKERRKSNSPSTWRGEQKGSRADKRASPQRDDRPNQERATRRSRSPGRERPSRSDADRDKRPAKSPSKDASSGKENRSPHRRGPHSPVRKRSASPRLRETRLPSASATERTSKQSHSPPRIRSPPRRGRSRSPDARKREVDRQDSPLRKRPWADAGPGRERSRENSPRAPARRRMSRSPLRRRSPSPPRRSRSSPRRRSRSPLRHRSGERDRYGRLRQYRRSMSRDRGRRRRRSRDEDKFKGSLSEGMKVDQESSGEEVLEDFDGEEVDEEALIEQRRQQRMAIVQKYKVGNEDSNMVSEPSSPQSSTRSRSPSPDDILERVAADVKEYERENLNTFEANIKAKHNLIAQEKDGANPKKPSAPDMFTESDDMFAADFDSARMRAAGVGKDFKENPNLRDNWTDAEGYYRVNIGETLDKRYDVYGYTGQGVFSNVIRARDTARGGQEVAVKIIRNNELMQKTGLKELEFLKKLNDADPDDKFHCLRLFRHFYHKQHLCLVFEPLSMNLREVLKKYGKDVGLHIKAVRSYSQQLFLALKLLKRCNILHADIKPDNILVNESKTILKLCDFGSASHVADNDITPYLVSRFYRAPEIIIGKPYDYGIDMWSVGCTLYELYTGKILFPGSSNNHMIKLAMDLKGKMPNKMIRKGLFKDQHFDQNLNFLYIEVDKVTEREKVTVMSTINPTKDLLADMIGGQRLPEDQRKKVLLLKDMLDGTLMLDPAKRISINQALQHPFIQEKI from the exons ATGGCCGACGTTGAAATGGACATCACGTCCAGAAGAATGAATTATGCCAACGAACACGT GAAGCAGGATCTGGAGAGCCAGGAACGAAGTGGAAATGAGGATAGCGGAGACATgtctgaggaagaagaggaggaagag GAGGAGGCCGAAACTAACGgcgagaagacagaggaggggtCCAAGCAACAAAGCAGCAGTGGtaaacacaagaggaaaaaacacaagcaccGGAGtaagcacaaaaaacacaaacatgccttGGACGAGGACAAGGACCGCAAACGCAGACACCGTCATAAACATAGGAAACACAAACGCAAAGAGGGCACCTCTCCCTCTGGTGCTGGCCTCTTGGGTGCCTCCGGCCATAAAAAAGTTgagtcctctccctcctctggaAATCCAAGTCTGGACGACAGGGCCTTGCTGGAGGACTTGGAGAAGCAGAGGGCCATGATCAAAGCTGAGCTGGATAGCCAGTTAATGGAGGGCAAGGTTCAGTCTGGCATGGGCTTGATCCTTCAGGGTTATAACTCTGGATcagaagaggatggagaggccaAGGTAAGAAATGGAGAACAGCGTCAAAGGGGCAGTTCAAGTAAACATCTATCtccaagaggaggaaaaagtggAAAATCGAGACGGGACTCAACCGAGGGCAGTAAGTCCAGCTCCAAGCGTCGTAGTCGGAGTAAGTCTGCAGACAGGCCTGCTAAGGAGTCTAAGCAGGACAAGGTGACCAAAAGCACCAAGGACACAGGTGTTAAAGGCAGAGTCCGTGGCAGGAGCAGGTCGAAAGACAGAAAGTGTTCAGACAGCACTGAAAGGTCCAAGGAAAGGAGGAAGTCCAACTCTCCCTCTAcctggagaggagagcagaaagGCAGTCGCGCTGATAAACGTGCTTCTCCACAGCGGGACGACCGACCAAACCAGGAAAGGGCAACCAGACGGTCCAGATCACCTGGACGGGAGCGGCCGAGTCGCTCTGACGCCGACCGGGACAAGCGGCCAGCAAAGTCTCCATCCAAGGACGCGTCATCTGGGAAAGAGAACCGCTCCCCTCACAGACGAGGGCCGCACAGCCCTGTGAGGAAACGCAGTGCTTCCCCTCGTCTCCGAGAGACCCGCCTCCCCTCTGCGAGTGCCACAGAAAGGACATCCAAACAGAGCCACTCCCCACCCAGAATAAGGTCCCCCCCCAGGAGAGGCCGAAGTCGCTCACCTGATGCCAGGAAGAGGGAAGTTGACAGGCAGGACTCGCCGTTACG GAAACGCCCGTGGGCTGATGCAGGGCCCGGTAGAGAGAGGTCACGAGAGAACAGTCCCAGAGCACCCGCCCGCCGCAGAATGAGTCGCTCGCCCCTGAGACGGAGGTCCCCATCCCCACCACGACGCTCCCGCTCCTCCCCTCGCAGACGGAGCAGGTCTCCACTGAGACACAG gtctggagagagagacaggtacgGCAGGCTCAGACAATACCGCCGCTCAATGTCCCGCGatcgggggaggaggagaaggcgcAGCAGAGATGAAGACAAATTCAAGGGTAGCCTTTCAGAGGGCATGAAGGTTGACCAGGAATCCTCAGGGGAAGAAGT GCTGGAAGACTTTGATGGTGAGGAGGTAGATGAAGAAGCTCTCATTGAACAGCGTCGCCAGCAGCGCATGGCCATTGTCCAG AAATACAAAGTGGGGAATGAAGACTCTAACATGGTGTCAGAGCCAAGCAGCCCCCAGAGCAGCACACGTAGCCGCTCGCCCTCACCAGATGACATCCTCGAGCGAGTAGCTGCCGATGTCAAAGAGTATGAACGCGAGAACCTCAACACCTTTGAGGCCAACATCAAAGCCAAGCACAACCTCATCGCCCAGGAGAAAGACG GAGCAAATCCTAAGAAGCCCTCGGCCCCTGACATGTTCACAGAGTCCGATGACATGTTTGCTGCTGACTTTGAT AGTGCCAGGATGAGAGCAGCAGGTGTAGGAAAGGACTTCAAGGAGAACCCCAACCTCAGGGACAACTGGACTGATGCTGAGGGTTACTACC GGGTGAACATCGGGGAGACATTGGACAAGCGCTATGACGTGTACGGCTACACTGGCCAGGGCGTGTTCAGCAATGTGATCAGGGCCAGGGACACTGCAAGAGGCGGCCAGGAGGTGGCAGTCAAGATCATCCGAAACAACGAGCTCAT GCAGAAGACAGGTTTGAAAGAGCTAGAATTCCTAAAGAAGCTGAATGACGCAGATCCTGATGACAAGTTTCACTGCCTTCGCCTTTTCAGGCACTTCTACCACAAGCAGCATCTTTGTCTGGTATTTGAGCCGCTCAG TATGAACTTACGAGAGGTTCTGAAGAAATATGGTAAAGACGTTGGACTCCATATCAAGGCTGTGCGCTCCTACAGCCAACAACTCTTCTTGGCCCTCAAGCTGCTCAAACGATGCAACATCCTCCATGCTGACATCAAGCCAGACAATATCCTG GTGAACGAGTCGAAGACCATTTTGAAGCTGTGTGACTTTGGTTCTGCGTCCCACGTTGCTGACAACGACATCACACCATACCTGGTCAGCAGGTTTTACAGAGCTCCAGAAATCA TCATAGGAAAGCCGTATGACTATGGGATTGACATGTGGTCGGTTGGCTGCACTTTGTATGAGCTTTACACTGGCAAAATCCTGTTTCCTGGATCTTCCAACAACCACATGATCAAACTAGCTATGGATCTGAAGGGCAAGATGCCCAACAAG ATGATCCGTAAAGGTTTGTTCAAAGACCAGCACTTCGATCAGAATCTGAACTTCCTGTACATTGAAGTAGACAAAGTAACAGAACGG GAGAAGGTGACGGTTATGAGCACTATCAACCCCACCAAAGACCTACTGGCAGATATGATCGGAGGCCAGCGGCTGCCGGAGGATCAGAGGAAGAAGGTCCTGCTGCTGAAGGACATGCTGGATGGAACCCTGATGCTGGACCCAGCCAAGCGCATCAGCATCAACCAGGCTCTGCAGCACCCCTTCATCCAGGAGAAGATCTGA